The genomic stretch GCCGGAGCGGCCCCCGCAGCCGCCGCCCGGGCCGCCGCCCGGCACGCAACCCTGCAACGTGGACACGCAGTCGGGCGGGGCCGGGGAAACGCGCACGCGCCACTACGTTGGCCCGACACCGGGTCCGGTCACGCTCGACTACGATACCCAGACCGTGCCGGACCGCATCGAGGTGCGCTATCGCGGCCAGGTCATCGCCTCGACGCCGGGGATGGTCAGCGGCCGCGGGCGGATCGGCTTCGACTGGCGGCCGCAGGGCGGGGACAATGTGGTGGAGGTTGTGGTAATCGGGCCTTTCTCGAACACCCGGTGGCGCTACCGGCTGAACTGCCCATGACTGCCACGTTGGCGCCAGGGCCTGCGCTGCGGCACACTCGCGGGCGCGAGATGGAATGTTCATGAGCAGTTCCGCCACCCCTGCCGGTTTGGTCAGCCTGGTGCCGTCCTCCGGCATCCAGTTCCTCGACATCGACTTCGACATGGACCGGCTGCCGCGTGGGTCGCGGTCTTTCTGGGAGGAACAGCTGCGCGAACAGGTGGACCATGAGGGCAAGTCGCCCACCATCCTGCGCGTGCTGGAACAGGACGCCGACGGCAACCTGGCGGACCCCGTGACGCGCCAGGTGCCGCCGCAGGAGGAAACCTATGCGATCTCCCGCGCGCAGGCGCTGGAGCCGTTCCTAAACAAGTGGGTGCCGCTGCCGTACTTCCGCGTTCATGCGCGCGGGGCGGATGGCAAGGAAGTGTTCGACCGTGGGCCGTCCAACTGGGCGCGCGCCTACGTCGCCGAGAAGCCGGTGCGCGATCCGGATGGCAAGTCGCACCGGCTGGTGCTGGCCTTCGATACGGCGCTGATGCCGCGCATCGCGGAACGCCCCTATGTCGCGCCGGCGCCCGAGGATTCCGCGCGGCAGCAGGAATTCGCGCCGGTCTGCGGGCATGGCGAGAATGCTTGGTTCCTCAACGAAGCCTGGGTCGGGCAATGGCTCGAGGAAGGCTTCCGCGAATTGCGCCAGGCGCAGCGCGGCGGGCGCCCGCTGCGCCCCGAGGACTCTCCCCATGCCTGCGAGCATTGGGCGCGGTATCTCGGCTTCCTCGGGCTTCTGGAGGGCATCGGCATCCTGCCGCGCATCCGGCTGGTCGATGTGGTCTCCGACAATCGCGGCTATGCGCCGATCAATGTCGACCTGGTGCTGGATGTGGGCAATGCGCGCACCTGCGGCCTGCTCGTCGAGGAAAGCCAGGACGCGCCGTCGCTGAACAATTCGCAGGTGCTGGCCCTGCGCGACCTGTCGCACCCGGAGGACGTCTATGCACGGCCCTTCGAAAGCCGCGTGGAATTCGCCGTGGGGTCGTTCGGGCGGGACGCCATCTCGCGCCGGTCGGGGCGTGCTAATGCCTTCCGCTGGCCATCGCCGGTGCGCGTCGGGCCGGAAGCCATGCGCCTCGCCGCGGCGACGCAGGGCAACGAAGGTGCGACGGGGATTTCGTCGCCGAAGCGGTACCTATGGGACCGCCGGCCGAACGTTCAGGGCTGGCGCTTCAATGGCCGCGCATCGGATGGCGTGACGACGGAACCGCCGGTGAGCGGCCCCTTCATGGCGCATGTGACCGAGACCGGCGAGGCGCTGCGCATGTTGCGTGGCCGCGGGCAGCCTGCGGTGCGCGCGCGCTTTTCACGATCGGCCATGTACACCTTCCTGCTGGCCGAATTGCTGATGCAGGCGATCACGCAGATCAACGCGCCCGCCACGCGTGCCGCACGCCGCTTCGCCGACGTGCCGCGCCGTCTGCGCCGCGTGATCCTGACGCTGCCGCCAGCCATGCCCCTCGCCGAACAGAAGATCCTGCGCGAACGCGCCGAGGGCGCGATCAAGCTCGCTTGGGACATGCTGGGCTGGACCGAGGCGGGTCCTACCGCGCCGCCCGAACCGCGCGTGCTGCTGAACCTGGATGAAGCGACCGCCACGCAGGTGGTCTGGCTCTACACCGAGATCACCCAGCGCCTGCAGGGCGACGCGCAGGGGATGTTCGAACTGGCCGGGCGCGTGCGGCCGGAACGCGGGCCGAACCCGTGCCTGCGCGTGGCGTCGATCGACATCGGCGGCGGCACGACGGACCTGATGGTGGTGACCTGGTCGGTCGAGAATCGCGACACCATCGTGCCGCGCCAGGAATTCCGAGAGGGCTTCAAGATCGCCGGCGACGAGGTCCTGGAAGGGCTCATCACGCACCTGGTGCTGCCGCAGGTCGCCGATGCGCTGCGCGCCGCCGGCATGTCCGACCCGAACGCCTTCCTGCGCCAGACCTTGGGCGGCGATCGCGGCGGGCAGAGCGAGGTCGAACGCCACCTGCGCCGGCAATTCGTCTCGCAGGTGCTGGAACCGGTCGGGCTCGGCGTACTGCATGCCTATGAGCGGATTGAAGGGCGCGAGATGGGAGAGGTGTTCCGCTCGACCGTGCGCGCGGTGCTGGATGCCTGCGCGCAGCCGGCGAATGCCCGCGCCGTGGCGTTCTTCGAGACCGCGGCGCGCCAGGCCGGCGCGCGCGGCTTTGCCATCGCCGATGTCGAGGTCGCCGCTGATGCGCGGCGGGTCGAGGCGGTGATCCAGGCCACGCTCGGCCCGGTGCTGGCCGATCTGTGTGAGGTGGTCTGGCACTATGATTGCGACGTGTTGCTGTTGTCGGGCCGGCCGTCGCGCCTGCGCGCGGTGACCGACATCGTGCTGGCGAAGTCACCTGTGCCGCCGCATCGGATGATCGGCATGCATCGCTATGCGGTCGGCGGCTGGTACCCTTTCCGTGACGCGAATGCGCGCATCGAGGATCCCAAGACAAGTGCGGCGGTCGGCGCGATGCTCTGCGCGCTGGCTGAGGGGCGGCTCGAATCCTTCCTGATGCGGACCTCGCAACTCGCCATGAAATCCACCGCGCGATTTATCGGACGCATGGAGATTTCCGGGCAGATCCGCGAGCAGGGCGTGCTGCTGTCGGAAGTGGACCTGGAGAAGCGCCCGGCATCCTCGGAGGGCGTCGAATTCACCATGACCTTCGCGGCACCGACCTTCCTCGGCTTCCGCCAATTGCCGATCGAACGCTGGCCGGCGACGCCGCTCTATGCGCTGGAGTTCGCCAACCCTGAAAGCGTTCCGCGCATGGCGCTGCCGTTGCGCGTGAAGATTCGCCGCGCCGACATGGACCCGGACGCGCCCGGCCAGGAAGAAAAGCGCGAGGATTTCCGCGTCGAGGAAATCGAGGATTCGGAAGGCACCGCGCTCAGGCGATCCGATGTGGAGATTCGGTTGCAGACGATGAAGAACGAGGCCGGCTACTGGCGCGACACCGGCGTGGTGGGGCTGTCGTGAGGCTTTCCGTGAGCACCGACGCCGCGCTGGCCGCTGCCGCGCGGTCCACCGCCGAAGCCGCCGCAGAAGCGATCGACTGGCTCGGCGACAACCGCGCCAAGGTGCGCGAGGAAGCGCAGGCCGTCGCACGCGACTTCCGCAAATTCGCGCGGCGTGCGCGTAAGCTGGAAGTCGCGGCCGAACGGCCGATGTGCGTGTCGGTGTTCGGGCCGTCGCAGTCGGGGAAGTCCTACCTGATCAGCGCGCTGGCGCGACGCGGGCAGGAGAGCGTGACCGCGATGTTCGACGGCACCGCGCTCGACTTCGTGCGCGACATCAACCCCGAGGGCGGGCAGGAAGCGACGGGCCTGGTCACCCGCTTCACGCTGCGCCCGCCGGCGGCAATGCCGGGCCATCCGGTGGTGCTGCGGCTGCTGTCGCAGACCGATGTCATCAAGATCCTGGGCAATACATTCCTCGAGGATTTCGATCCGGCGGAGGTGGATATTCCCTCGCCGGAACTCGTGCAGTCGCATTGCGCGCGCTTCGCCTCGCGCATCGCCGCGGAACCGACCGACCGGCTGACCGAAGACGATGTCGACGACCTGCGCGAGTACTTCGAGGGTCTGTTCCGCGGCCACCCGCTGGTGCCCGGCCTGGGCTCCGCCTTCTGGGTGCAGGCGGCGTCCATCGCGCCGCGGCTGCCCGTGGCGGAACGCGCGGCGTTCTTCTCGATCCTGTGGAACGGGCATGAGGCCGTCACCGCCGCCGCGCGCGAACTTCTGACCGCGCTGGCGGCACTCGATTTCCCGGACGAGGCCTTCGCGCCACTGGACGCCCTGTCGCCGCGCGAGACCTCGATCATCGATGTTCGCACGCTGTCGGGCCTCGGTGATCCGTCCGACGGCAAGCTGGCGCTGCGGACGCGCGCCGGGCGCCAGGCTGTGCTGCCGCGCGCCGCCGTCGCCGCGCTGGTCGCGGAACTGACCATCGCGCTGCGCGACAAGCCCTGGGATTTCTTCGAGGTCACCGACCTGCTCGACTTCCCTGGCGCGCGGTCGCGCGAGAAGCTGACGCAGCCGGGGCGGTTCCTGGCCGAGAAGGGCAAGCTCCCCGGCCTGTTCCTGCGCGGCAAGGTCGCCTACCTGTACCAGCGCTACTGCGCGGAGCAGGAAATCACCTCGATGCTGCTGTGCATCGGGCCGTCCAACCAGGAAGTCCGCACCCTGCCGCGGATGATCAAGGATTGGGTGGACGGCACGTTGGGCACCACGCCAGAGGAACGCGCGCGCCACCGCAACGCGCTGTTCCTGGTGCTGACGAAGTTCGACACGGAGTTCGAGGAAAAGAAGGGCGCGACGGAAGGCACCGGCAGTCGCTGGACCATCCGGCTGAATGCGTCGCTGCTGGACTTCTTCGGCAAGGAATACGACTGGCCGCGCAACTGGGCCGCCGGTGCGCCGTTTGCGAATTCCTACTGGCTGCGCAATCCGAATGTCGCGGCGAAGCATATCCTCGACTACGACGAGCAGGGGCGGGAGGCCGCGCCGCGCGCGTCCGAGGCGCCGCGCATCGCGCGGCTGCGCGAGGAGTTCCTGTCGAACGACGACGCACGTCGTCACTTCTCCGATCCCGAGCGCGCCTGGGATGCGGCGATGACGCTGAATGATGGCGGCATCTCGTATCTCGCGGAGAGCCTGCGCCCGGTCTGCGACCCCGCCATCAAGCGCAACCAGATCGCCGCGCGGCTGGAATCGCTGCGGATCGACATGATGGCGCGGCTCTCGCCGTACTGGCATTCGGGCGACCTCACGGCGGAACTGAACAAGCGGCGCGAGGAAGCGCGCGTCGTCAGTCGTGCGCTGGTCGCCTGCGCCTCCGCCCAGGCCTTCGGGCGGCTGATCCGCAGCCTGCAGGTCACGCATGAGGAACTGACCTCCGCCTGGTGGCGCATGCAGACCGAGCCGGCGGAAGAAGCCCCGGTCGGCGCGCGGGCAGGGGAGGAGGACTACCTGGCCGAACTCGGCGACCTGGTGGCACCCGCCGCGCAGGGCGAGCACCGCGCGCGCGACGCCTTCGAACGCTACGCCGACATGGCGGTGGTCGAATGGCTGGAGAAGATGCACCGCGCCGCGGCCGAACCCGAGACCGCGGACCAGCTCAAGCTGCCGCGCGAGGCGGCGTCGGCGCTGGTCGCGCAGATCGGCGCCGGCGCGCGGCGCACGGGCTTGTCCGCGCGGATTGCGCAACGCCTGCGCGAAGCGGCGTCCTATCGTCAGAAGCTGTCGGAAAGTGCAGCGAAGCCCGTGATGGTCGCCGAGGGCGTGGTGAACCGCTACGTCCATTCGCTGGGCTACGCCGACCTGCCGGTGGACCAGCGACCACGCGCTGGGCGCACCGACCGCCCGGTCTTCGCGCCGCGCGCGCCGGTGAACGGCATGCCGGTGCTGGGCCCGCAGCCCGAACCCTACGACAAGCAGTATCACGTCGACTGGATCAGCGCCTTCTCACGCCTGGCAGAGGAGAACGTGACCGCGCCGGGCGGGCTCGAGATCGACGTCGCGCAGAATGCGCGCCTGGGCAGCATCCTGGGTGCGCTCGGCGCCGCCGCATGAGCGTGGTGCGCGCCGCCGCCGACCCGGCGCACCCCGAGGGCGGGCACGCCATCATCCTGCTGCAGGGCCTGATGGACATCCCCGCTGACCCACGCTTCCGCATCCTGCGCGAAGGCTGGGGCAAGGGGACGCTCGGACCCGAGGGCTGGCAGGTGAGCGACGCGCTGATCGCACCAGATCGCGTCGAGGCCTCGCCGCAGGGCGTGCGGCTGTATCTCGGCCCGCAGGTTGTCGATTGGCTGGAAGCCGGACCGGTGATCTTCCGCCTGCCGGATGCGCGCATCGACGCACCGCTCTTTTGGCCGGATGTGCCGCCGCTGCATGGCGGGTCGGGCCACACCATGGCGGTCCCGCCGCCGCCCGTGCCGCGCGCCGCGCCGCCGCCGCCCGCCGCGGCGCCCTTGCCGGGCATCGAGGATCCGGACGCGACCATCGTCCTGCCGCGCGCGGTGCCCGCACCCGAACCGGCGCTGTCGGTGCCGCAGCCCGCGGCGATGGCGAAACGCGGGTCGGCGCTGCCCTGGATTCTGCTGGTCCTGCTACTGCTCGCCGCGGGCGGAGGCGGCGCCTATTGGTGGCTGTATGGACGCGAACCGCCAGCGCCGCCGACCGAATCGGAACCGACCAGCGAACCGATCATCATCGCCCCCGAACCGCTGCCTCGCCCTGAACGCCCCGCGCTGCCGCCGCCCGATTTGCCGCCGGTGCGCCCGCAGGCCGAACCGCAGGCGCCGGTCACGCTCGATGGCCTGTCGGTGCCCGAAGTCGTCGCCCGCGCCACATCCCCCGCCGCAATCGCCGGCGAAGCCGCGCGGCGCTACGAAGCCGGCCGCTATGACGACGCCCTGCTGCTCTGGGAGGCCGCCGCGCGGGCCGGAAATGCTTCGTCGCTCACGCGGCTCGCGGGGCTTTATGATCCTGTCGGCTTCACCCCGGGGCGGCCCTTCCGAGACCCCGACCCGCGCCAGGCCGCGCGCCACTACCGCGAGGCGGTGACCGCCGGTGACGCCGCCGCCGCCGCACCGCGCGCGCGGCTGCGCCAATGGCTCGACGACCGCGCACGGGAGGGCGACATCAACGCGCCGCTGACCATCAGGGATTTCTGGCAATGACGCCGCGACGCATCCTGCTGCTGGCCACCGCCGCCCTGCTGCCGCAGGTCGCGCAGGCACAGCAGCGCGGTATCCGCACAGCACCGCGCGCTCCACTGCTGATTCCGGGCAAGACCACGCTGTTCCAGCGCGTCATCATGCGTCCCGGCGCCACGTTGCATGCCCAGCCGAATGCGCCGCAGGGCCGCCCGCTCGCGGGCTTCACCGTGGCGCATGTCTATGCCCGTCGCGATGGCTGGATCGAGATCGGCCGCGAGGCCGACGGCCAGGTGCAGGGTTGGGTGCGCGAGGATCGCGCGATCGACTGGCGCCACACCATGGTCGGCGCCTTCACCAACCCCGCCGGGCGCGAGCGCACCATGTTCCTGCGCGATGCCGATGTGCTGCGCGGACTGCTCGCCTCGCCGACCATGACCCAGGATGCCGTCGCGCTGCGGGCCGCCGCCGGCCAGCCCGGCAGTCCCGTGGTGGCGCTGGAGCCCGAGACCTTCATCGACATCCAGCGCAATTTCTACCTGCTGCCGATCCTGGAGGCCGAGACGATCCAGCGCCGCGACGGCACGCAGATGCGTTCGCTGGAAGTGATCTCCGCGCCCGCTGAATTACGCCAGGCGCCGACGCAGGCCGACCCGTCGCGCCTGCGCGACTTCCGCGGCGGCATCGTGTTCGTCATCGACAGCACGGTGTCGATGCAGCCCTACATCGACCGCACGCGCGAGGCGATCCGGCGCATCGTCGGGCGCATCGGCGACAGCGCGGTGCGCGACAATTTCCGCTTCGGCATGGTGGCCTATCGCGCCGATATCAGCACGCGGCCGCAACTCGAATACGTGACGCGCCTGGTGGCGGCGCCGGACTTCTCGCAACCGCCGGCGGCGATCCTGCCGGCGCTCGAGACGGTGCGCGCCGCCACCGTCTCGACCGAGCAGTTCGACGAGGACGCCATCGCCGGCCTGCGCGTGGCGATCGACCAGGTGGACTGGTCGCAATTCGGTGGCCGCTACGTCGTGCTGATCACCGATGCCGGCGCGCTGGACGCCACCGACCCGAAGTCGCAGACGCGGCTCGGCATTCCCGAAATCAAGGCGCTGGCCGAGGCGCGCGGCGTCGCTCTGTTCGCCATCCACCTCCAGACGCCGGAGGGCCGGTCCAACCACGCCGGCGCGCGCGCGCAGTACACCGAGCTGACGCGCTACGGCGCCGCCGGATCGCTGTATTTCCCCGTCGCCGGCGGCAGCCCGCAGGCCTTCGAGCAGGTCGTGAACGGCCTGACGAACGCACTGTTCCGCCAGGTCGCGGACACGGTCGGCCGCCCGGTCGGCGGCGTGGAACCCGCACGCACGCCCGAGGCCGAGCGCATGGCCCAGCAGATCGAGATCGTCGCGACCGCGATGCGCCTTGCGTATCTGGGGCGGGAAGGCGGCACCACGGCGCCCGACGTGGTGCGGTCCTTCACCACCGACCGCGACCTGCGAGACCCCACGCTCGCCGCTCTGGACATCCGGGTGCTACTCACGCGCAACCAGTTGTCGGACCTGTCACAGGCGCTGACGCGGATCCTCGATGCGGGACTTGCGGGGCGCACCGATCCGCGGTCGTTCTTCGGGCAGCTGCGCGCGGCCTTCGCGGCCACGGCGCGCGACCCGGCGCGGCTGGGCAACCTCGCGCGCGTCGGGCAGGCACTCGGCGAATACCTCGATGGGCTGCCATACCAGTCGCAGGTCATGGAACTCACCGAGCAGGAATGGCTCGCCATGGGTGCCGCCGCACAGCGCGAACTCATCAATGGCATCGAGACGAAGCTGCGCCTCTACCAGGAATTCGCCGCGCGTCCTGACCTCTGGGTCACGCTGGACGGGCGGCCAGGCGGCGAGGCGTTCTTCCCCGTCCCGCTGGACGCGCTCCCGTGACCCCGCTGCTGTCCCTGCGTGGCGTGACGCGCGCCTATCGCGGGGATGCCGCGCCCTTCGCGCTGGAGGTCCCGGAATTCGACCTCGATGAGGGTGAGGCACTGGCGCTGGCCGGCCCCTCGGGCAGCGGCAAGTCCACGCTGCTGATGATGCTGGCCCTCGCCGCGCCACCGGATGCCGCGCAGCGCTTCAGCTTCGCCGGGCAGGACATCGCGCGATACTGGAGGGGCGGTGGGCGCGATGCGCTCGCCGACCTGCGCGCACGGCGCATCGGGGTGGTGCCGCAGACCGGCGGGCTGCTGGCCTTCCTTTCGGTCGAGCAGAATATCGCGCTGACGCAGCGCATCGCGGGCCGGCCGGATGCGGCGCGTGTGCGTGCCCTCGCCGAGGAACTTGGCATCCGCGCGCAGCTTGCCAAGCGACCGGCTGAGCTCTCGGTGGGCCAGCGGCAGCGCGCGGCGATCGCGCGGGCATTGGCGCATCGCCCGGCGCTTGTCCTGGCGGACGAGCCGACCGCCGCGGTGCATCCCGAACTGGCCGATGTCGTGCTCGCGCTGCTGCGGCGGGAATGCAAGACGGCCGGCGCGGCCCTGCTGGTTGCGACCCACGACCCCGATCGCGCCGTGCGCGCGGGCTATCCCGTGCTGTCCTGCGAGACGCACGCACCCGGTGCCGATGGCGTCGCGCGGTCGATCTTCGTGCGCGCGCCGGTCGCGCAGGCGGCCTGACCATGCTGCGCCTCGCACTCGCGGACCTCTGGCACGAACGGGTGCTGTTCCTGTGCTCGGTGCTCGGCTGCGCGGCTGTGCTCGCGCCGCTCATCGTGCTGTTCGGGTTGCGGCAGGGGGTCGTGGCCGGGTTGCGCGCCGAACTGCTCGAGGACCCGCGTGCGCGGGAGGTGGTCTCGGTCGTCAACCGAACGCTGGAACCGGCCCTGTTCGAACGCCTCGCCGCCGATCCGCGCATCGCCTTCCTGGTGCCTCGCACGCGCGCGCTCTCGGCGACCATCGTGCTGGAGAACCCGGCCCGTCCTGGCAGCGGCCTTCGCGTGGAACTGCTGCCGACCGCGGCGCAGGACCCGCTGCTGCCCGGACGCAGCGTGGCCGATGCGGATGAACTCGTGGTCTCGACCACGGCGCTGGAGCGTCTTGGCCTGCGGGCCGGTGAGCCGGTGCTCGCCTCGATCCCGCGTCTTCGCGATGGCCAGCGGGAGGCGCTGACACTGCCGATGCGCGTGGGCGGCGTCGCGCCGCTGTCGGCCGCGACGCGCGATGCCGCCTTTGCCGCCGTGCCCGTGCTGCTGCTGGTCGAGGATTTCCTCGATGGCACCGTTGGCCCGGATGCACGCCCGGTCAGCGAGGACCTCGCGCGCACGCGCCCCTTCGCCGGCTTCCGCCTGCATGCCACGCGGATCGAGGATGTGCCCGCGCTCGATCGCGAATTCCGCCTGGCCGGGATCGAGGTGGCCTCGCGGGCCGAGGCCGTGGCGGGGCTGCTGCGGCTCGACCGCAACCTCGCGCTGCTGTTCCTGGCGCTCGCCGGGGCAGGGGGGGCGGGCTACCTGATCAGCCTGGGCGTCGGGCTTTGGGCGCAGGTGGAACGCAAGCGGCGTGACATCGCGTTGCTGTCGCTGCTCGGGCTGAAGCGCCGCGCGCTGTTGATGCTGCCGGTGATCCAGGCGGTCGCGGTCGCGCTGGCCGGCGCCATCTGCGCCTTCGCCGTGGCGGCGGCGGTGGCGGGCGTGCTGAACCGTGCCTTCGCCGGGACGGTCGCCGGGGACCGCCCGGTCTGCCTGCTGACGGCGGCGATGGGCCTGGGCGCAGCCGGCGTGACTCTGCTGGGTGCGATGATGGCGTCGGTGCTGGCGGGCATTCGGGCCGCGGGCGTGGCGCCGGCCGAAGGGCTGGCGGAGGGATGATGGCACGCATCGAATCCCGGCGGCGGTTCGCTGCCACGCTCGCGACAACAGCTTCGCGCGGGTCGGGCGTTGCGCACTGCGGCGCCGCGATCCTGTGCGCGCTGCTGCTCGCCTCGCCGCTGCAGGCGCAGTCGCCCTGGCCCGAGGAGTTCACCAATCCCCGCCCCGCCGAGCGTGATCTGGTGCTGCCCATGCCCTGCGGCGCCGCCATGGCGTTCCGCCCGATCGAGACACCGGCCGGTCCTGGTGCGCTGGAGGACCGGCCCGTCACGCTCGGCACAACGGACCCGGCCGGTGGCGTGGCGGAATTCGCGCGGCGCGAAGCCGTTGCCGGCCCCTTTGCTGCGGCCGGCCGCGATGTCGCGCTGTTCTGGATCGGCAAGTACGAGGTCACCCGCGACCAATACGCCGCGGTGATGGAGGACCGCTGCCCGGCTGCCTCGGCAGCCGGGCGCCTGCCGGCGGCCAGCTTGTCCTGGTTCGACGCGGTGGCCTTCACGCAGCGCTACACCACCTGGCTGTTGCGCAATGCGGCCGCGCGCCTGCCCCACGCCGACGGCACGCCCGCCTTCGTGCGCCTGCCGACCGAGGAGGAATGGGAATACGCGGCGCGCGGCGGCGCCGCCGTCAGCGAACTCGATTTCCTCGGCCGCACCTTCCCGATGCCCGAGGGCACGTCGCGCTACGCCTGGTTCCAGGGGCCGCGGTCGGCATCGGGCCGCGCGCAGCCGGTGGGCGCGCTGGAGCCGAATCCGCTGGGCCTGCACGACATGCTGGGCAATGTCGGCGAACTGGTGCTGGAACCCTTCCGCGCGGTACGCGTCGGGCGCCTGCACGGCCAGGCGGGCGGCGTGGTGGTGAAGGGCGGGGATTACCGCACGCCGGAGGCGGCGCTGCGGTCCTCGCTGCGCATCGAGGTGCCGCCCTATGACGCGACGGATGGCCAGCCCACGCGCCTGGCATCCGTGGGCTTCCGGGTCGCGCTCGCAGCCCATGTCACCACGAGCCTGCGCCGTGCCGAGGCGCTGAACCGTGCCTTCGAGGCCGAGAGCCGTGCCAGTGGCACCGAGGCCGAGAACGCGCGCCGCCAGATCGCCGCACTGCGCGAAGGCGCCGATCCGCGCCTGCGCCAGGGCCTCGACAGGCTGGAGGCCGGGCTG from Roseomonas fluvialis encodes the following:
- a CDS encoding formylglycine-generating enzyme family protein, with translation MARIESRRRFAATLATTASRGSGVAHCGAAILCALLLASPLQAQSPWPEEFTNPRPAERDLVLPMPCGAAMAFRPIETPAGPGALEDRPVTLGTTDPAGGVAEFARREAVAGPFAAAGRDVALFWIGKYEVTRDQYAAVMEDRCPAASAAGRLPAASLSWFDAVAFTQRYTTWLLRNAAARLPHADGTPAFVRLPTEEEWEYAARGGAAVSELDFLGRTFPMPEGTSRYAWFQGPRSASGRAQPVGALEPNPLGLHDMLGNVGELVLEPFRAVRVGRLHGQAGGVVVKGGDYRTPEAALRSSLRIEVPPYDATDGQPTRLASVGFRVALAAHVTTSLRRAEALNRAFEAESRASGTEAENARRQIAALREGADPRLRQGLDRLEAGLMAAERARLEQERAGLRAQLEGAAVLARAAGQSQRRMDGIEPLLAGADVVQASPEMRAGWARALEQLRIERELSLDGYARIVADLGRSADRATLTTEAGVVARETEARGVPDLRPYLDVAARHAADSRDRGLPARDRLREEVLAAARGAVPPQAVVAPPPATPQRPTQPAATRPTAPPPQPPVQAPPAPPPVAVLPPPPLPPVTADPEPPAASRPSQAAQSPRLPVTPPRAPAPAPAPPVREGPGISVKPPIQRGGPSSGFDPTGKPLGLR